Proteins from a genomic interval of Neovison vison isolate M4711 chromosome 4, ASM_NN_V1, whole genome shotgun sequence:
- the LOC122903954 gene encoding small nuclear ribonucleoprotein E-like produces MAYTGQGQKVQNLMVQLINLIFRYLQNKSQIQVWLYEQVNMQIEGCITGFGEYMNLVLDDAEEVHSKTMSRKQLGRIMPEGDNIIRLQIVSN; encoded by the coding sequence ATGGCATACACTGGCCAGGGCCAAAAAGTACAGAACTTGATGGTACAGCTCATCAACCTCATCTTCAGATACTTACAAAATAAATCTCAGATTCAGGTGTGGCTTTATGAGCAAGTGAACATGCAAATAGAGGGCTGTATCACTGGTTTTGGTGAGTACATGAACCTTGTATTAGATGATGCAGAAGAGGTTCATTCTAAAACAATGTCAAGAAAACAACTGGGTCGGATCATGCCAGAAGGAGATAATATTATCCGGCTCCAAATTGTCTCCAACTAG